The Gloeocapsa sp. DLM2.Bin57 genomic interval TCTTCCTTGTCTCACCTTCGCCAGAATCTCATTGTCAAAAACCTACACCTGTGAGCCCACACTCCCCCCTCTCTTGCAAGAGTGCCTCTGTTATATTTTTAGCTTTCTTTTACTCCATTGGATATAATGTTCCTTTCTTGCTTCTCTAGAAATGCTAAAATCTTGTTGCTTATTTTTTCTAAATCGGATTATGTCACCAACCACCGTTACTGTAATTACTCCTGGAACAACTGCTAATCTAGGTCCTGGTTTTGATTGTTTAGGAGCAGCTTTAACCATCTATAATCGTTTTGAGTTTAAGATTAACCCAGAGACAAGCTTAAAAATAACCGTCCAAGGTAGTGAGTCAACAGGTGTGAGTACTAGTCCTGATAACCTGCTTTATCGAGCTTTTAGCACCTTGTATCAACATATTGGTCAAGACATTCCAGGGGTAGAGATTAACATCGAATCAGGAGTACCCTTAGCTAGGGGTTTAGGAAGTTCGGCAACCGCGATTGTCGCAGGTTTAGTCGCGGCTAATTATCTAGCTCAAAATCCTCTGCAACCTTCAGAAGTGTTAGAATTGGCGATCGCCACAGAAGGACACCCCGATAATGTTGTACCCGCTTTTTTAGGCAACTGTCAATTAAGCGTAGCTAATGAGAAAGGTTGGCAAATTTGTCCCATTCCTTGGTCTGAAAGAATTACCCCAGTGGTAGCTATTCCGGATTTTGAACTCTCTACCGAAGTAGCACGTTCTGTATTACCCAAACAAATCCAGCGTGCTGATGCTATTTTTAATGTGGCTCATTTCGGATTACTCTTACGAGGGTTAGCTACTAATCAAGGGGAATGGTTAAGGGTAGCTTTGGCTGATCGTCTTCATCAACCCTACCGTGAAGGTTTAATCTCTGGTTATCAAGAACTTCGCACCGAGGCGATCGCCGCGGGAGCTTATGGTTTAGTGATTAGTGGAGCAGGTCCTACTTTATTAGCCTTAGTGGATTCTGCTCAAGCAACCGCGGTAGAATCAGCTTTAGCTCAAGCTTGGTCAAATCTAGGCATTACCGCTATGGTTAAATCTTTAGCTCTTGATACTCAAGGAACTAGAATTATTAATGAGGAGTATAATATACAGGAATAATAACACCGTTCCACCTAACCCCTTTCCTCAAGTTGATCTTATTCCACAAAAGTTTCTTGGGAACGATCGTCGGTTAACCAGTCTTCGTTTTCTCCACCAATAATGAGACGTTGAATTGGTACATACTCTTGACTAAGTTGTTTTAAAGCATTGATCAAGATATCTATAGCGATTAAATCACTCATCCCCAAATCAAACCAACATCTACCCCAAGCACCGTTGTATTGAAAATCACTCATATTGTGCATGGGTGACATAAGTGATTGGTTATCTGATTGTTGAACGTATTCCATATAACTAATATCGATACCCATATCTTGGACTTGCAGATTTTCCGCGTTAAAAGCTCCTAATTTTCCCAGGTAAAACCAGGAGTTAAACACTTCCTCAACGTATTGTTGTTCCATAGGAGCGGGATTGGTTTCAAATTCTAACCAAATCCACAAATCAAAGGGATTAAATTCTCTAAATTCTACTTTCATAATTTTTTCCTATAAAAAACCCTACCCATTGGGTAGGGTGTCAAGTTGGGAACTACTAGCTATTAGTAGTCAAAATCTCCACCGCCGGGAGCTGCGGGAGCTTTGTCTTTTTCGGGTTTATCCACAACGATACATTCAGTGGTGAGAACCATACCTGCGATCGAAGCTGCGTTTTGTAAAGCAGAACGAGTTACTTTAGCCGGGTCAACGATACCTGCTTCTAACATATCAGTAAATTCGTTATTAGCTGCGTCGTAACCAACGTTGAAGTCTTTTTCTTTGACTCTTTCCGCTACTACTGCACCATTTTGACCCGCATTTTCAGCGATACGTTTTAGGGGAGCAGGAAGAGCACGAGCAACAATCATCGCTCCAGTTAACTCTTCATTGGTGAGGTTTTCGTTAGCCCAAGTTTCTAATTGAGGAGCTAGGTGAGCTAGAGTAGTACCACCACCAGGTACGATACCTTCTTCTACTGCTGCTTTGGTAGCGTTGATCGCGTCTTCTAGGCGGAGTTTACGATCTTTCATTTCGGTTTCGGTAGCTGCACCTACTTTGATGAGAGCTACACCACCAGAGAGTTTAGCTAAACGCTCTTGGAGTTTTTCTTTGTCGTAGGAAGAATCGGTTTCTTCGATTTGACGACGGATTTGTTCACAACGCGCTTTAACTTCTTGTTCGTTACCTTCAGCTACGATAGTTGTGCTATCTTTTGTGATGGTCATACGACGAGCAGAGCCAAGCATTTCTATTTTAGCGCTTTCTAGTTTGAGACCTGCATCTTCGCTAATTACTTGACCACCAGTTAATACCGCGATATCTTCGAGCATTTGTTTACGACGATCGCCGAATCCTGGAGCTTTAATCGCAGCTACGGTTAGTACACCGCGTAAACGGTTAACTACTAGGGTAGCAAGAGCTTCTTTTTCGATATCTTCAGCGATAATTACTAAGGCTTTACCTTGACGTGCTACTTGTTCTAAAACAGGTACTAAATCTTGGACTAGAGCAATTTTCTTGTCAGTAATGAGGATCATGGGATCTTCAAATACTGCTTCCATGCGATCGGTATCGGTTACGAAATAAGGAGAGATATAACCTTTATCGAAGCGCATACCTTCGGTAATTTCTAACTCGGTGGTCATAGAGCGACCTTCTTCGAGGGAGATTACACCGTCTTTACCGACTTTATCCATTGCTTGAGCAATCATTTGACCTACTTCTTGGTCATTACCCGCGGAAATAGAGCCTACTTGAGCGATCGCTTTAGAGTCTTTTACTTCTTCTGCGTGTTCTTTGATTTTTTCTACTAAAAATTCTGTAGCTTTGTCGATACCACGTTTGATAGCGATGGGGTTAGCTCCTGCTGCTACGTTGCGTAAACCTTCTTTAACCATTGCGTGAGCGATTACGGTTGCTGTGGTTGTTCCATCCCCTGCTACATCGTTGGTTTTAGACGCTGCTTGACGAATTAGAGAAACTCCTGTGTTTTCGATATGATCTTCTAATTCGATTTCTTTAGCAATAGTTACACCATCATTAACGATTTGAGGCGCACCAAATTTTTTCTCTAGTACTACGTTACGACCTTTTGGTCCGAGAGTAACTGCGACTGCTTCTGCGAGTAGGTCAATACCTCTTTCTAGAGCACGACGTGCATCTTCGTTGTAAATGATTGATTTAGCCATAGATTTGTGATCTCTTGTTATTCTAATAGTTAGTGGAACAATTGTGAAAATTAGGAAAGATTGGGACTAGGAAAGAGCTGCGAGAATGTCTTTTTCTGAAAGTAATACGTATTCTTCGCCGCCTAATTTAACATCTGTACCCGCGTATTTAGAGTAGAGAACTTTGTCTCCTACTTTTACTTCTAGGGGTATGCGTGTACCATTATCGTTGATTTTTCCTGACCCTACCGCGACGATTTCGCCTATTTGGGGTTTTTCTTTAGCTGTATCGGGAAGAAGGATACCACCAGAGGTTTTTTCTTCGGAGGGACTTACTTTGACGAAAACGCGATCGCCAAGTGGTTTAACTTCGGTTACATTAATGCTAATTGCTGCCATAGGTTCTCCTATTTAAATGTACAATTGAGATGGTTTGAGTCAGTTGATTTAGATTCAAGTTAGCACTCTCACCCCTTGAGTGCTAATTTAACTAAATTTGGTATCCAATAGCAACTAGTTTATAAGTGTGGTTTACCGAACAAATTATGAAAATTCAGCTAAAAATAACGATTATCACCCTAGGACTTACTCTAGCTAATTTAAACGTAGATTCAGTCCTATCTCAAGCAAATCTACCCTGTTACATGATTAACCCCGCGGGGGAAACAGTTAATCTCTTGGATTTGTGTACACAAGAATCACTTATTGACGGTACACAGACTAACACTCCAACTTCTGTTAAAGGAGAAGAATCAACTGACGATATAATCATTATGACTCCGATGACAGAAACAGGAGAGACTGGTCAAACAGAACCAGTAACAGATAATATAGACTTTGACAATGATGCAGTTAATCCTCTAAGTTTTGAAGGAAATTTACGCGGTTTACGACGTAGTCAAGAGACATTAGACCTAACTAAATAAATGACGTACAGTAATCTACAACTCCCTACTCAATACGATCCCCAACAAACGGAAAAAAAATGGCGACAATATTGGGAAGAAAACCAAGTCTTTCAAGCCAATCCCAATAGTCAAGGTGAAAGCTATTGTATCGTTATCCCTCCCCCTAATGTGACGGGAGAGTTACACATGGGGCACGCTTTTAATACCGCCCTGATTGATACCCTAGTACGTTATCACCGTATGCAAGGGAAAAATACCCTCTGTTTACCAGGTACGGATCACGCCAGTATAGCAGTACATACGATTATTGACAAACAACTCAAAGCAGAAGGAAAATCCCGCTACGACTTGGGAAGAGAAGCATTTTTAGCAAAAGCTTGGCAATGGCGTCAAGATTCAGGCGATCGCATCATTAATCAACTTAAAACCCTAGGATTATCCGCAGATTGGACTAGAGAATGTTTTACCCTGGATGAAAGGAGATCTCAAGGAGTAGTTGAAGCTTTTGTCAGACTCTACGAAGCAGGTTTAATCTACCGAGGAAAATATCTAGTCAACTGGTGTCCCGCTTCAGAATCAGCAGTCTCAGACTTAGAAGTAGAAAACCAAGAAATAGACGGGAATCTTTGGCATTTTCGCTATCCTCTCCAAGATGGCACAGGTTATATTCAAGTCGCCACCACCCGTCCTGAAACCATGCTAGGAGATACAGCAGTAGCTGTCAACCCCCAAGATACTAGATATCAATCTCTAATCGGAAAAAAGGTTATTTTACCCTTAATTGGACGAGAAATACCCATAATAGCTGACGAATTCGTCGATCCTGAATTTGGTACAGGTTGTGTTAAGGTTACACCTGCTCACGACCCCAATGACTTTGAAATGGGACAACGTCACCAGCTACCCTTAATTAATATCATGAATAAAGATGGTAGTCTTAACGAAAACGCGGGAGAAT includes:
- a CDS encoding DUF3531 family protein; protein product: MKVEFREFNPFDLWIWLEFETNPAPMEQQYVEEVFNSWFYLGKLGAFNAENLQVQDMGIDISYMEYVQQSDNQSLMSPMHNMSDFQYNGAWGRCWFDLGMSDLIAIDILINALKQLSQEYVPIQRLIIGGENEDWLTDDRSQETFVE
- a CDS encoding co-chaperone GroES: MAAISINVTEVKPLGDRVFVKVSPSEEKTSGGILLPDTAKEKPQIGEIVAVGSGKINDNGTRIPLEVKVGDKVLYSKYAGTDVKLGGEEYVLLSEKDILAALS
- a CDS encoding homoserine kinase, with amino-acid sequence MSPTTVTVITPGTTANLGPGFDCLGAALTIYNRFEFKINPETSLKITVQGSESTGVSTSPDNLLYRAFSTLYQHIGQDIPGVEINIESGVPLARGLGSSATAIVAGLVAANYLAQNPLQPSEVLELAIATEGHPDNVVPAFLGNCQLSVANEKGWQICPIPWSERITPVVAIPDFELSTEVARSVLPKQIQRADAIFNVAHFGLLLRGLATNQGEWLRVALADRLHQPYREGLISGYQELRTEAIAAGAYGLVISGAGPTLLALVDSAQATAVESALAQAWSNLGITAMVKSLALDTQGTRIINEEYNIQE
- the groL gene encoding chaperonin GroEL, with amino-acid sequence MAKSIIYNEDARRALERGIDLLAEAVAVTLGPKGRNVVLEKKFGAPQIVNDGVTIAKEIELEDHIENTGVSLIRQAASKTNDVAGDGTTTATVIAHAMVKEGLRNVAAGANPIAIKRGIDKATEFLVEKIKEHAEEVKDSKAIAQVGSISAGNDQEVGQMIAQAMDKVGKDGVISLEEGRSMTTELEITEGMRFDKGYISPYFVTDTDRMEAVFEDPMILITDKKIALVQDLVPVLEQVARQGKALVIIAEDIEKEALATLVVNRLRGVLTVAAIKAPGFGDRRKQMLEDIAVLTGGQVISEDAGLKLESAKIEMLGSARRMTITKDSTTIVAEGNEQEVKARCEQIRRQIEETDSSYDKEKLQERLAKLSGGVALIKVGAATETEMKDRKLRLEDAINATKAAVEEGIVPGGGTTLAHLAPQLETWANENLTNEELTGAMIVARALPAPLKRIAENAGQNGAVVAERVKEKDFNVGYDAANNEFTDMLEAGIVDPAKVTRSALQNAASIAGMVLTTECIVVDKPEKDKAPAAPGGGDFDY